AGCGCCTTCCTGGAAGGCCAAGGCCTGGAGCCCCGCCATGTTGCGCTGGATCCGGAGGGCGTGCTCGGCGTCCTGACCGGCGCTCCGGCTCTGCCGACGACGCTCTTCATCGCGGCCGACGGAACCGTGCGCCAGACCCATGTGGGCGAGATCTCGCGCGTTCAGCTCGATATCGCGATCCGCGCGCTGTCGCGGGCAGAAGAAGCGCTTCGCCCAGCGCGCAGGTTGGAGCGCGCAGCCGTCGGCTCCTCGCCCAGCGCGGCTGCAAGAAGGACGGCACTGCGCCACCGTCAGGTGCGCACCCGCCCGGCTGCCCACAAGCGAGACAGGACATAGTCCTTGCTCGCCGCCTCACGCTTGGTGGATGATACCTTACTTGCGCGCCGCCTCGCCTGCCCGCGCGAGGCGACCGTAGGCCGGGGGCCGGGGGCCGGGACGAGGCTTCTTCAGGCTCACTTGGGTAGTAAGGGTAGCCAGATGACAGTTGAGAATACGATGATCGTGATCTGCCCGGCCTGCGCGACGGCAAACCGGGTGCCGAAAGACAAGGTTCGGGCGAGCGGCAAATGCGGCCGATGCGGCTCGCTGTTGTTCCTGAAGGAGCCCGTGGTTCTTACCGCAGCCAACTTCGATGCTCACGCCGCGAAGAGCGACGTCCCGCTGCTCGTCGATTTCTGGGCGGCGTGGTGCGGCCCCTGCCGGCAGATGGCGCCCGCTTTTAGTGCCGCCGCCGGCCTGCTCGAACCCGATGTGCGGCTCGGCAAATTGGATACGCAGGCCGAACAGGCTGTTGCCGACCGCTACGACATCCGGTCTATCCCGACGCTGATGCTGTTCGCCAAGGGACGCGAGATTGCTCGCCAGTCCGGCGCGATGCCGAGCACCGCGATTGTCGCCTGGGTGAGGAAGGCTCTCCCTGGGTAGGATGATGCAGCGGACAGCTGCGAGGCGGCGGCGGGGATCCTTAGCGCGCCGCCGCCGGCGGCGTTCTGACGAATGATCAAGCGGCGGCTGCGTCCTGTGCCAATTGCCCGATTACGCGCGAGAGCTTGTCACGAACTGTCTGCGCAGCCCTCATCAAGGCGGGATTATCGATGGCCTGCATCGAGGCTACCGGGTCAATGGCAGCCACTTCGACATCACCCGAGCCTGACTCCTGAACGATAACATTGCAGGGCAGCATCAGTCCGACCTTGTCTTCCAATTGCAAGCTCCCAGGATCGTGTATGGCCGGAATTCGACATCGATCTTGATTTAAGGGTCTGTTGGATATCGATCCGGCTGATCACGCCGAAACCTTCGGTCTTGAGCGCCGCCATCGGTGCGGGCGATGGCATCCTCGAACGGAGCACTGAGCCTGGCCGCGATATAATAGGTCATCGTTCATCCTTTCGTGCCTGGCCGCCGGTCTGTTCAATGGCCCAGCGCGCGCGCAAGGGGCGGCGACCGAACCGGTCAACTGGCCGCATGCGTGGTGATAACAGGCGTACCCTCGAGGGTGCGTTGCACCGGGCAGCGGGCCGCCACGGCGATAAGCTTTTGGCGTTGCTCCTCGGACAGGTCTTTGCCGGAAATCCGGATCGTCTTGGCGAAATGATCGGCTTTTGCCGACGTACCCTCGAGCCCGCCCTTGGCATGGGTGAGGATCACTTCCACACGTTCGAGCGGCCAGTTCTGTTGACGCGCATACCAGCGCACCGTCATGGCCGTGCACTCTCCCAAGGCGGCCAGCAGGAGATCATAGGGCGCCGGCCCCAGGTTGCTGCCTCCCTGGGCAACAGGCTCGTCGCCGGTGAGGTGATGGCCCGACACCTCGATACGGACGGCGAAGGCACTTTCACCCGTTTCGATGATGTGGGCAGAGGTCGTGTCCTTGTTCAATCAAGCTCTCCTGTTCGCCGCCTGTGGCCCTATCTAGCAAGCCCGCCCCATTCACTGCGCCGCGATGGACGCGCGGCGGCCGTCAGCGGCGATGCCGGCAACCCTGTGTGCGTCCCCTTTGGCACGGCAGCGCGGTGAAGCCCGCGATCCGCAGGCTGACTGGTTCGACCCCGTTCGACCTGCCGCGCTCTTGGGGACAGGCGGAGCGTCTTTTCGACAGTTGCACCCTGTGTCATCGCGTAAAGGCGAAGCTGCGCGCGAGAGGATGGGCACGCCCTCGCGTCCTGTCATATCAATCCCCGGGCGAGCCACAGATCAGGCAGACGCTGCGTGTCATCGTGACGATCGGCACTGACGACAGCAGCGTCAAAAGCCGCATTTTGCGAAAGCCATATCTGGCCCCCCAGGGCTCCGACAAGATGCGAGCGCTCAAGCGCATCCATGACCGGCCCCTTCACTTCCGACAGGTGCAGACTCACGCCCGCGTCGGCAAGGCGGTGATTGATGGCCTCGAGGCTCTCGAGCGCCGAGGCATCGATCGCATTCACCGCAGAGCACATCAAGATGAGGTGCTTGAGCTGGGGGTGATCGGCAACCTGCTCGAGGACAAACTCCTCCAGCCAGCGCGCATTGAGATAGGTCAGGCTCTCGTCGATTCGGATGGTCAGTACCCTGGGATCGGTGAACACCTTGTGGCGCTTGACGTTGCGAAAGTGCTCCGTCTCCGGCACCCGGCCGACGACCGCCGCATGGGGCCGCGATGCGCGCCAAACGAACAGGGCGAGACTGAGGCCGACACCCGCGATGACCCCGGCCTCGACCCCGGCCAGCAGCGTGACGAGGATGGTGGCCATCATCGCCGCGAAGTCGGTGCGCGAATAGCGCCAGATTTCAACCGGCTTTCGCAAGTCGACGAGGCTGAGCACTGCGACGATGATCGTTGCCGCCAGCGTCGCGACGGGAAGCGACGCCAGTAGCGGCGTCAGGAACAGAGCGGCTACGAGGATTCCGCCAGCGGTGAACACGCCGGCGGCCGGCGTTTCCGCGCCTGCATCGAAGTTGACGACCGAGCGGGCAAAGCCGCCGGTAACCGGATACCCGCCGGTGAAGGCCGCCGCCACGTTGGCCGAGCCCAAGCCGATCAGCTCCTGATCGGGATCGATCCTCTGGCGCTTCTTGGCGGCCAGGGTCTGGGCGACGGAAACGCTTTCCACGAAACCGATAACCGACAGCAGGAGCGCGGGAACCGCCAATTGTCGCCATAGTTCGGCATCGAACAGCGGCAAGGTGAACGGTGGCAGGCTTTGCGGGATGTCACCCACGACCTTCACCCCCTGCGCCTCCAGGCCGAGAAAGACCACGGCCAGGGTCGAAACCGCCACCGCGGCGATCGGTCCAGCCTTGGCCAAGAGGTCTGCGGGTCGAGGAGCCAGACCCGCGCGCACTAGCAGCGGCTTCAGCCCCTTGCGCACCCAGAACAGGAAAGCGGTTGCGGCAACACCGATCGCGAGCGTGGGCAGATGCGTCGTGGGCAGGGCGCGGACCAGGGTTCCGATCAGCTCGGGTAGCGTTTCGCCGGAAGCCCTGACGCCGAGGATCGATTTCAACTGGCTGACGGCGATGATGATGCCGCTCGCGGTGATGAACCCCGACACCACCGGATGCGAGAGCAGGTTGGCAAGGAAACCGAGCCGCAGCACGCCCATCAGGAGCAGGATCAGGCCCGAAAGCAACGCCAGAACGAGCGCCGCGGCGATGAACTCCGCGCTGCCGGGCGCAGCGACGCTTCCTGCGGCCGTCAACGTCATCAGCGAGATCACCGCCACCGGACCTACCGCCAAGGCGCGGCTGGTGCCGAAGATCGCGTAAGCAACCAGCGGCGCGATCGACGCGTAAAGGCCGATCTCGGGCGGAAGGCCGGCGAGCATCGCGTAGGCGAGGCTCTGAGGAATGAGCATGACGGTGACGATCGCCGCCGCGACGAGATCGTTGGTCAGCGTCCCGCGGTCATATTGCCCGGCCCAGCCGAGGATGGGGAGATAGCGGGAGAACGAAGACATCTCAGGTGCTGGTCAGGTGCGGCTTGACCATCCACTCCCGGCCCTTGAGCATACCGTGCCAGTAAACGGGCGGCAGGATCGTATCCTTGAGCAGCCAGGCAAGGCGCGAGGGGCGAGTGCCGTCGATCAGCCAGGCGGGGAAACTGGGCAGGAGCTTGCCACCATAGCCAAACTCGGCGAGCACGATCTTGCCCTTCTCGACGGTGAGCGGACAGCTGCCGTAGCCGTCGTAATCGGCGACGGGCTCCCGGCCCTCGAGTGCAGCCAAGGCGTTCACTGCCACCACCGGTGCCTGCTTGCGAACAGCCGCCGCGGTCTTCGCGTTCGAGGCGGAGCAGGCGTCGCCGAGGGCAAAGACGTTGGGGTAGCGGGGATGGCGCAGCGTGGCTTCGTCCACCTCGACGAAGCCGGAGGGCGCCGCGAGAGAACTGGACCGGACGAAATCGGGTGCGGTCTGCGGCGGCACCACGTGGATCATGTCGAACCGCTCCTCCACGCGCTTGAGCTCGTTGCCGCGCTTCTGCTCAAAGGTGGCGACTTTCGCCGGCCCATCGATGGCGACGAGCCGTGACTCGAGGTTCAGATGAGCGCCGTAGCGCTCGACGTATTCGATCAGCGCCGGAACATAAGCCGCAACGCCAAAGAGCACGGCACCCGCGGTGTGGAACTGAACGTCGATGTCCTTGAGAACTCCGGCGGGCTCCCAGATGCTGCACGACAGGTACATCGCCTTCTGCGGCGCGCCGGCGCACTTGATCGGCATAACCGGCTGGGTGAACAATGCCCGCCCCCCTTTGAGTTCCTTCACCAGACGGCGAGTATAAGGCGCGAACTCGTAGCTGTAGTTCGAAGTGACGCCGTTGCGGCCGAGAGTGTCCCGCAGCCCTGGGATGGCATCCCAGTCGAGCTTGATCCCCGGACAGACAATCAGCACGCGGTAGGACACGCTGCCGCCGTCACACAGCAGCACCTTGTTTTCGTCGGGCGCGAACCCGCTGGCGGACGCCTTGATCCAGTTCGCGCCTTGCGGAATCACCCGTGCCTCAGCGCGCCGGGTGAACTCACGGGTGAAAATGCCGGCACCCACCATCGTCCAGCCCGGCTGGTAGTAGTGCACCTCGCTCGGCTCGACGATCGCCAGGCTGAGCTTGGGGTTACGCTTGAGAATGCTGGCCGCGGTAGCGATCCCAGCGCTGCCTCCGCCGACGATGACGATATCGTAGCTGCCGCAGTCGGGACCGTGCGGGGCCAGTGCACCCGCCATTTCTGCCAGCGTTTTAGAACGCGCGCCCGAGCGGCAGTATGCCAGGACCGGCCCCGGCAGCTCGTCCAGAGCCCGCTTCATGGCGAGCCCATCCTGATCGGTGATGGAGCCGGACACTGCCGGAACGTGCGCAAAGCCAAGGCCGGCACCCCTCGCCGCCGCGCCGATGTCTTCGGCGGTGGGTTGTCCTTGTTCCTCCCCGTCGGGGCGGTTGCAGATGATCGAGCGAAAGCCGGCGGCCGCGATCTCCGCAACCTCTTCCGCGCGGATCTGGGGGGAAGTACTTAGGCGGTGACTCAGGTTGGTGAACCCCATGACTTCTTACTCCTGAACCGTTTGGCGACGCCGTGGCATGAGGCTGACGAACTGCTGAACGGCCATGCCCGCGAGCATCGCGAGGACGAACGGCAGGACGCTAAGAGGTGAAAGAGCCAGCGAAGCGACCGCCGGACCCGGGCAAAGGCCAGCAATGCCCCAGCCGATGCCAAACAGGATCGATCCGGAGATCAGGCGTACGTCGAGATCGTTGCGGTCCGGCAGAGAAAACCGTTCGGCAAAGGCCGGTGTGCCCATCCGCTGGCGAATTCGCCAGGCCACCGCCATGACCAGCACGGCGGCGCCCATGACGAAGACCAGAGTCGGGTCCCATGCGCCGAAGACGTCGAGGAACCCCCGCACCCGGGCGGGATCGGTCATTCCCGAAACAGTCAGGCCGGCGCCGAACAGCGTGCCCGAGACGAGCGGCGGGAGAAGTTTCCTGGCTAGCGACATGTCAGCCTCCGATCCGGGACTGGATGAACACGGTCACGATCCCGGCCGCGATGAATGAGGCGGTCGCCAAGATCGAGCGCTGCGAAAGCCGGCTGACGCCGCACACGCCGTGGCCGCTCGTGCAGCCACTGCCCATGCGCGTGCCGAATCCGACGAGAAGGCCGGCCGCCACCAGCACCGGCCAGCTAGCGAAGCTGGCGGGCTCCCGGTCGACTGTCAGAGCAGCCAAGAGGGCCCCGAGCGGGAGGCCGACGAGGAACCCCCAGGCGCTGGTCATCGACATATCGCCGGAGGCGATCCGGGTGCCCCGGGCCACTATGCCGGAGACCCCGGCGATACGGCCCGAGCCGAGCAACATGAGCGCCGCGGCCAGGCCGATCAGAACCCCGCCCAACGCGCCTTGCAGCGGCTGGGCATCGGGAAAGCCGGGCAGCATCATAGCGCGTTCACCGGCAGCTTGAGATAGGACAGGCCATTGTCCTCCGGCGGAGGCATATGCCCGCCGCGCATGTTGACCTGGATCGAGGGCAGGATGAGCCGCGGCATTTCCAGCGTCGCATCGCGCTGCTTGCGCATCGCGACGAACTCGGCCTCGGTAACGCCCTCATGGAGATGAACATTGGCGGTGCGCTGTGCGAGCATCGATGTTTCCCAAACGTAGTGATCGCGGTTGGGGGCCTTGTAGTCGTGGCAGAGAAACACGCGGGTCTCGTCCGGGAGACGCATCAGGCGCCTGACCGAGCGGTATAGGGTGGCGGCATCGCCGCCCGGGAAGTCCGCACGTGCCGAGCCGTAGTCGGGCATGAACATGGTGTCGCCGATGAATGCCGCGTCTCCCACGACATAGGCCAGGTCGGCAGGCGTGTGCCCTGGCACGTGCAGGGCGATAAGCGGGATCTCTCCCACCATCAGCTCTTCGCCATCGGCGACCAGCCGGTCGAACTGCGAGCCGTCGCGCGCGAATTCGGTGCCCTCGTTGAAAATCTTGCTGAACACGCCTTGGACGGTGACGATCTCCCGGCCAATGGCGAGCTTGCCGCCGAGCTTCTGCTGGAGGTAGGGAGCGGCGGACAGATGATCGGCATGGGCGTGGGTCTCGAGGATCCAGTCAACCGTGAGGCGCCGCTCCTGGACATAGGCAGCAATCCCGTCGGCAGACTCGAAGCTCGTCCTTCCGGAGGGCTGATCGAAGTCCCACACGCTGTCCACGATCGCCGCCCGCTTCGCCACGGGGTCGCTGATCACATAGCTCGCTGTGAAGGTCGGCTCGTGGAAGAACGCTTTTACCTGCGGTGCGCGAAGTTCTCCGGCCAGCACGCGCCGGACTTGCGCCGCCGCCTGCTCGATCCCGGTGTCGTCGGTCATTGGTCGTCTCCGATGGGTTGGGCTTTGGCCGGCCCTCGGCCCAGCTCCGGGCAGAAAATATCGTGAAGCAGCGCGAGTATCCGCCGGGCGCGCGGATCGCATATCCGGTAATATACGGTCTGGGCTTTCTTGCGGGTCGCCACGAGTCCCTCTTCGCGTAACTTGGCAAGGTGTTGCGACAGCGCCGACTGGCTGAGTCCAATCCGCTCGACCAGCGCGCCCACCGGCAGCTCTCCCCTTTCCGCCAGATGGCACAGCACGAGCAGGCGGCTCTCGTTAGAAAGCATACGGAGCAGCGCGGCGGCTTGCGCCGCCTGCTCCCCGAATGGGGCTAAGGGAGATAATTTCACAGGCCGTTCCATAAGCTCTATCTAATGTAGAATAGTCTAAACTAAATGCAAGTCCCCGAGCGGGACTTGGCTTCCGCCAGGGCAGATGCTGGCCAGAACTGCTCGACGACGAATGCGAAGGGCCGCTTGAAACCCGATATCGACAAGACCACACATCGGTCGAGTGCAGCCCCGATGCCCCACAACACTAGAGACGTACCCCTATTTATCCCACAGTTTTGTATTTTTAGAAAATGTGGGATAAAAGGTGGCAATGCATCAGATCCGTCCCTTCTCCGACGAACAATCCCGGCTGCTCGTCAATCTGCGCCAGCGCTACGAGGTGTGGATGGCCGCCGAGCAGGAGCTCGCCGCCCTGCCCTACGATCTACGGCGCAAGACCGTCTCGGGGTCGGTCTATCTCTACGAAATCCGGGATCGCAGCGGCAACGGCAAGAGCCTCGGGCCGATGAACGCGGCGCGCGAAGCCGTGTTTCGCGACTATCATGCGCGCAAGGATGCGCTGCAAGCACAGATAAAGGACCTGCGCGCTGCCCTGGCTGAAAGCGCGGCGCTCTACCGCGCCTTGCGCCTGCCGATGCTCTCCAGCGACGCAGGGCCAATCCTGCGCGAGTGCGACCGGCGGCATCTCCTAGGGTCGCACCTGCTCGTCGTCGGCACCAATGCCGTTGCTGCTTACATGATCGAGGCCAATGGTACGATCACCCTGCCCGACGAGACCGAGGATTTCGACCTCGCCTGGATCGCGCAGGCCCCTGGCGATGCCGGCCACCGGGTCTGGGACATGCTCAAGGCGGTCGATCCCACCTTCACGATCAACAGCGAACGCGATTTCCAGGCGCGCAATGCCAAAGCCTATGAGGTCGAACTGCTCGTCGCGCCCTCGCGCGCGGGCACCCTGGAAACGCAGGACCGGCCACGGCCAGTCCCCCTGCCCGAACAGGAATGGTTGTTGCTCGGCCGGCCGGTAGACCAGGTGATAGGCTGCCGCGACGGGTCCCCTGCCCGCATCGTCGCGCCCGACCCCCGCTGGTTCGCGCTCCACAAGCTGTGGATGTCCGCCCAGCCCAAGCGCAATCCGCAAAAACGCCCGAAGGATCGCAAACAGGGGCTGGCTTTGCTCGGTGCCATAGCTGCGAACATGCCACAGTATCCGCTCGAGCAAACCTTCGAAGACCAGCTTCCCGAAGATCTGCGACCTTTCCTGGAAATGTGGAAAAATGGTGCTCCGTCATCGGCCAAGCCAGCCTGGTAGCTCTGCTAAACGATCTACCGAGCGGGGCAGCATACCCCTTCGCTGCGATTGCGTCCGTCTCGCTTGACCCAGCGGTGGCTTTCCGCGCGGCTCCGCACCCGAGGTTGACGGACTTTCCCCCCGGCTTGTGTCCTCCTTAGAGGTCGGCCTTTTCCCAGCGCCCCGCACCGGCTCTTTCCGGCCCAAAGTACCATGCCTTCACAATCTCGGTTGCCACGATGTAACCCAAAACGATCGCGGCGATCACCGCCAACTCCGGCATGGAGAGGGGCACAAAGCCAAAGATCGAGGTTGGTGCCCCCAGGAATGGGACGGCGAATGTCGCGGCCACTACCGCAATCGTCGACCACAATAGCAACTTGCTCGGTGTGCTGCGGAACACGGGCCTGTGGGTTCGCAGGACGAGCACGACGGCGAGTTCCGTCAACAGCGAAATCATGAACCAGGATGTCTGGAAAGTCGCTTCGTTCGCGTGAAAGACGCGCAAGAGAAGGCCGAACGTCAGGATGTCGAACACCGAACTGACCAGCCCGAAGACCATCATGAACTTGCGGATTTCCGCGACATTCCAGCGCTGCGGCCGGGTGACGCGCTCCGCATCGACATTGTCGCTCGAAATCGCGATCGAGGGAACATCGGAGAGAAAATTGTTCAGCAGGATCTGCTTGGCTGCGAGCGGCAGGAACGGCAGGAACGGGGTTACCAGCGCCATGCTGATCATATTGCCGAAGTTGGCGCTGGTTGTGATGGCGATGTATTTGAGCGTATTGGCAAATGTCCTCCTGCCATCCTCGACGCCCGAACGCAGCACATCGAGGTCGCGGCTCAGCAGGATGATGTCGGCGCTTTCACGGGCGACATCGACGGCTTCCTCGACCGAAATGCCGACGTCGGCCGCATGGAGCGCCGGCGCATCGTTGATGCCGTCGCCCAGATAGCCAACCGAATGGCCGGTGCGCTGCAGCGCCCGGACAATCCGCTCCTTCTGCTGGGGGTCGATCTCGACGAACAGGTCGGTCCGGGGTGCAAGGTGCCACAGCGCCTCGTCCTTGAGCCTGCCCAGTTCCTCGCCGGTCAGCATCGCGTTCGCATCCAGCCCGACGGCTTGCGCGAGATGAGCCGTGACATGGCGATTGTCGCCGCTGATTACCTTTATGCGAATGCCGAGCCGACTGAGGTCCTGGATCGCGCGTGCGGCATCGGCCTTGGGCGGATCGAGAAAGATCAGAAATCCTCGAAAGACCATGTCGCGCTCGTCGTCGCGCGCATAGTCTGCCTTGATGGAGACCTTGCGGGTGGCGACGGCCAGGACCCGAAAGCCCTCGGCCCCCTTGGCCTCGAACACGGCCTCCAGACGCGCGCGTGCCGGAGCATCGAGCGGAACCGCGGTGCCACCGCGGTCGAATGCCGTGCAGATGGCGAGGACGTTGGCAAAAGCGCCCTTGGTCACGAAGAGATGCTGCGCGGGCCCGGCGTCCTCAGCCACGACGATGGTCAGCATGCGGCGCATGAAGTCGTAGGGAATTTCATCGATCTTGGTGAAGCCATGCTTCGTCAGCCCGGCGCTCTCGCCGGCCGCGATAATGGCGGCATCGAGCGGGTTCTCGATGCCGGTCTCGAGGGCTGCATTGAGAAAAGCAAGGTGTCGGACCTCGTCCGAAGCCTGGCCTTCGGCATCCAGCACCTGGCTCAGAACGAGCTCTCCTTCGGTCAACGTGCCCGTCTTGTCGGTGCACAGGATGTTCATGCTGCCCAGATTCTCGATCGCCTCGAGCCGGCGCACGATGACACCCCGCTTGCTCATGGCCCGGGCGCCCGCGGACAGCGTCACGCTGATGATGGCCGGAAGCAGTTCGGGCGACAGTCCCACCGCCAGCGCCACGGCAAACAGCAGCGACTCGATTACCGGGCGCTGGAGCAACAGGTTCACGGTCAGCACGAACAGCACGATGACGACCATGATCCGGACCAGCAGATAGCCGAACTGCCTCACCCCGCGCGCGAAGTCGGTTTCGGGCGGTCGCGCCCTCAGCCGCGCGGCGATGGCGCCGAACTCGGTCTCGCGCCCGGTCCTGGCCACGAGCACCTTCGCCGTGCCGCTGCGGACCGAAGCGCCCAGGAACACGCAATTCGTGCGCTTCGTGATCGGCGCGTCCGCCGCGACGCGGCCGGGACGCTTTTCAACCGGAAAGGACTCGCCGGTCATGCTCGCCTCGCTGACCAGAAAGTCCGACGCCTCGATCACCAGGCCGTCAGCGGGAATGAGATTGCCGGCCGATAGCAGCACCATGTCGCCAGGCACGATCGCGCTGACAGGCACTTCACATTCCGCGCCATCGCGCAGAACCCGGGCCGTCAGCGCTAGCCGCTTCTTGAGCTCTTCGACCGCGGAGGACGCCCGATATTCCTGGAAGAAGCTGAGGAGCGAGCTGCCAAGGACAATCGCCAGGATAATGGCCGCATCCACCCATTGCTGCAGCACCAGGGATATTCCGGCGGCAAACACGAGGATGAGGACGAGCGGGCTTTCGAACTGGCGCAGGAGCAGGCGCAGGGTGCCAAGATGGGTCGTATCCTCGACGCTGTTGGGTCCGAGGCGGGCAAGCTGCGTTGCGGCTTGGCCCGGGGAGAGGCCGGTGAGGCTGCTCCCCAACGACACCGTCAACATCGACGGTTCGTCGCTCCAGTAGGGAATGTCGTTGCTTGCCCCGTCCATGCGCGCTTCCAATGCCAGCCGTTCTGATTCCGATCAGACCTTCAATTCTTCATCACGTGCCTTGCGCCCGGCTCCGCAAACCGGTCGGGCGGCCATGACTGTGGTCCCCGGCCCTGCCCGGACATGCCGCTCGCATCGTCATACGACCGTGCCGAACAGAGCGCCAATTCCCGCCGTCAGCACCATGGCAAGAGCGCCCCAGAAGGTCACGCGCAAGGTGGCCCTCCCAACCCTGGCGCCGCCGGCGCGCGCGCCGATGCCTCCGAGCAAGGCAAGGAAGGCGAGGGACGCGATCGAAACGCCCGCGACCAGAAATGCGCGCGGCATGAGCAGAACCATGACGAGGGGCATTATCGCGCCGAGGGAAAACGTCGCCGCCGAGGTCAAGGCCGCCTGTATCGGACGAGCCGCGGTGACCTCCGAGATGCCGAGTTCGTCCCGCGCGTGGGCGGCCAGTGCATCGTGTCCCATTAACTGGGCGGCGACCTGGCGTGCGAGGTCCGCCGAGACACCGCGCTCTGTGTAGATCCGGGCCAGTTCTTCGCGTTCGAGATCGGGCTGCCCGGCAAGCTCCGCGCGCTCCCGCGCCAGATCTGCCTGTTCGGTGTCCGATTGAGAGCTGACGGAGACGTACTCGCCGGCCGCCATCGACATGGCCCCCGCGACGAGGCCGGCGACGCCTGCGATCAGAACTTCGGAGGTGGCCGCCGATGCCGACGCCACGCCGACGATCAGGCTGGCGGTGGAAACG
The genomic region above belongs to Sphingobium aromaticiconvertens and contains:
- a CDS encoding DUF302 domain-containing protein, which produces MEDKVGLMLPCNVIVQESGSGDVEVAAIDPVASMQAIDNPALMRAAQTVRDKLSRVIGQLAQDAAAA
- a CDS encoding GSU2403 family nucleotidyltransferase fold protein; amino-acid sequence: MHQIRPFSDEQSRLLVNLRQRYEVWMAAEQELAALPYDLRRKTVSGSVYLYEIRDRSGNGKSLGPMNAAREAVFRDYHARKDALQAQIKDLRAALAESAALYRALRLPMLSSDAGPILRECDRRHLLGSHLLVVGTNAVAAYMIEANGTITLPDETEDFDLAWIAQAPGDAGHRVWDMLKAVDPTFTINSERDFQARNAKAYEVELLVAPSRAGTLETQDRPRPVPLPEQEWLLLGRPVDQVIGCRDGSPARIVAPDPRWFALHKLWMSAQPKRNPQKRPKDRKQGLALLGAIAANMPQYPLEQTFEDQLPEDLRPFLEMWKNGAPSSAKPAW
- a CDS encoding YeeE/YedE family protein, with the translated sequence MMLPGFPDAQPLQGALGGVLIGLAAALMLLGSGRIAGVSGIVARGTRIASGDMSMTSAWGFLVGLPLGALLAALTVDREPASFASWPVLVAAGLLVGFGTRMGSGCTSGHGVCGVSRLSQRSILATASFIAAGIVTVFIQSRIGG
- the trxC gene encoding thioredoxin TrxC, with product MTVENTMIVICPACATANRVPKDKVRASGKCGRCGSLLFLKEPVVLTAANFDAHAAKSDVPLLVDFWAAWCGPCRQMAPAFSAAAGLLEPDVRLGKLDTQAEQAVADRYDIRSIPTLMLFAKGREIARQSGAMPSTAIVAWVRKALPG
- a CDS encoding YeeE/YedE family protein, producing MSLARKLLPPLVSGTLFGAGLTVSGMTDPARVRGFLDVFGAWDPTLVFVMGAAVLVMAVAWRIRQRMGTPAFAERFSLPDRNDLDVRLISGSILFGIGWGIAGLCPGPAVASLALSPLSVLPFVLAMLAGMAVQQFVSLMPRRRQTVQE
- a CDS encoding TIGR01244 family sulfur transferase, with translation MGFTNLSHRLSTSPQIRAEEVAEIAAAGFRSIICNRPDGEEQGQPTAEDIGAAARGAGLGFAHVPAVSGSITDQDGLAMKRALDELPGPVLAYCRSGARSKTLAEMAGALAPHGPDCGSYDIVIVGGGSAGIATAASILKRNPKLSLAIVEPSEVHYYQPGWTMVGAGIFTREFTRRAEARVIPQGANWIKASASGFAPDENKVLLCDGGSVSYRVLIVCPGIKLDWDAIPGLRDTLGRNGVTSNYSYEFAPYTRRLVKELKGGRALFTQPVMPIKCAGAPQKAMYLSCSIWEPAGVLKDIDVQFHTAGAVLFGVAAYVPALIEYVERYGAHLNLESRLVAIDGPAKVATFEQKRGNELKRVEERFDMIHVVPPQTAPDFVRSSSLAAPSGFVEVDEATLRHPRYPNVFALGDACSASNAKTAAAVRKQAPVVAVNALAALEGREPVADYDGYGSCPLTVEKGKIVLAEFGYGGKLLPSFPAWLIDGTRPSRLAWLLKDTILPPVYWHGMLKGREWMVKPHLTST
- a CDS encoding MBL fold metallo-hydrolase; this encodes MTDDTGIEQAAAQVRRVLAGELRAPQVKAFFHEPTFTASYVISDPVAKRAAIVDSVWDFDQPSGRTSFESADGIAAYVQERRLTVDWILETHAHADHLSAAPYLQQKLGGKLAIGREIVTVQGVFSKIFNEGTEFARDGSQFDRLVADGEELMVGEIPLIALHVPGHTPADLAYVVGDAAFIGDTMFMPDYGSARADFPGGDAATLYRSVRRLMRLPDETRVFLCHDYKAPNRDHYVWETSMLAQRTANVHLHEGVTEAEFVAMRKQRDATLEMPRLILPSIQVNMRGGHMPPPEDNGLSYLKLPVNAL
- a CDS encoding SulP family inorganic anion transporter, whose amino-acid sequence is MSSFSRYLPILGWAGQYDRGTLTNDLVAAAIVTVMLIPQSLAYAMLAGLPPEIGLYASIAPLVAYAIFGTSRALAVGPVAVISLMTLTAAGSVAAPGSAEFIAAALVLALLSGLILLLMGVLRLGFLANLLSHPVVSGFITASGIIIAVSQLKSILGVRASGETLPELIGTLVRALPTTHLPTLAIGVAATAFLFWVRKGLKPLLVRAGLAPRPADLLAKAGPIAAVAVSTLAVVFLGLEAQGVKVVGDIPQSLPPFTLPLFDAELWRQLAVPALLLSVIGFVESVSVAQTLAAKKRQRIDPDQELIGLGSANVAAAFTGGYPVTGGFARSVVNFDAGAETPAAGVFTAGGILVAALFLTPLLASLPVATLAATIIVAVLSLVDLRKPVEIWRYSRTDFAAMMATILVTLLAGVEAGVIAGVGLSLALFVWRASRPHAAVVGRVPETEHFRNVKRHKVFTDPRVLTIRIDESLTYLNARWLEEFVLEQVADHPQLKHLILMCSAVNAIDASALESLEAINHRLADAGVSLHLSEVKGPVMDALERSHLVGALGGQIWLSQNAAFDAAVVSADRHDDTQRLPDLWLARGLI
- a CDS encoding TlpA disulfide reductase family protein, coding for MPAGLRFEMAQGGTITAGDLRGRVAVLNLWASWCPPCRREMPMLIAAAASERRAMILLVNQGETPERLSAFLEGQGLEPRHVALDPEGVLGVLTGAPALPTTLFIAADGTVRQTHVGEISRVQLDIAIRALSRAEEALRPARRLERAAVGSSPSAAARRTALRHRQVRTRPAAHKRDRT
- a CDS encoding OsmC family protein — encoded protein: MNKDTTSAHIIETGESAFAVRIEVSGHHLTGDEPVAQGGSNLGPAPYDLLLAALGECTAMTVRWYARQQNWPLERVEVILTHAKGGLEGTSAKADHFAKTIRISGKDLSEEQRQKLIAVAARCPVQRTLEGTPVITTHAAS
- a CDS encoding metalloregulator ArsR/SmtB family transcription factor, encoding MERPVKLSPLAPFGEQAAQAAALLRMLSNESRLLVLCHLAERGELPVGALVERIGLSQSALSQHLAKLREEGLVATRKKAQTVYYRICDPRARRILALLHDIFCPELGRGPAKAQPIGDDQ